Proteins encoded by one window of Geobacter sp. DSM 9736:
- the ruvB gene encoding Holliday junction branch migration DNA helicase RuvB, giving the protein MTRMITPEIAEDDFQFDSTLRPRGLDEYIGQEKAKGNLRLFIDAAKGRTEALDHVLLYGPPGLGKTTLANIIAAEMGVSIKSTSGPVIERPGDLAAILTNLEPHDVLFIDEIHRLSHVVEEILYPAMEDFQLDIIIGQGPSARTIKLDLPKFTLVGATTRAGLLSSPLRDRFGVISRLEFYTDEELATIVSRSARILGIHMEQEGALELARRSRGTPRIANRLLRRVRDFAQVRAEGKITRQVVHDTLELLEIDDKGFDQMDRLILLTIIDKFGGGPVGLDTIAASISEERDTIEDVYEPFLIQHGFLNRTPRGRVATPLAYRHFGRIVPEPQGRLF; this is encoded by the coding sequence ATGACACGAATGATAACGCCCGAGATAGCAGAAGATGACTTCCAGTTCGACTCGACCCTTCGACCGCGAGGCCTCGACGAGTACATCGGCCAGGAGAAGGCAAAGGGCAACCTGCGGCTCTTCATAGATGCGGCAAAGGGGCGAACCGAGGCTCTCGACCATGTACTGCTCTACGGCCCGCCCGGGCTGGGCAAGACCACCCTCGCCAATATCATTGCGGCGGAAATGGGGGTCAGTATAAAGTCGACGTCGGGGCCAGTGATAGAGCGGCCGGGCGATCTGGCAGCGATCCTCACCAACCTGGAGCCTCATGACGTTCTCTTCATCGACGAGATCCACCGGCTGTCACATGTGGTGGAGGAGATTCTCTACCCGGCGATGGAGGATTTCCAGCTCGATATTATCATCGGACAGGGACCGAGCGCGCGCACCATCAAGCTGGACCTGCCGAAGTTTACCCTCGTCGGTGCCACCACCCGCGCGGGCCTTCTCTCCTCACCGCTGCGCGATCGTTTCGGCGTCATCAGCCGGCTCGAATTCTACACAGATGAAGAACTGGCCACCATTGTCTCACGGTCTGCGAGAATCCTCGGAATTCATATGGAGCAGGAAGGAGCGCTTGAGCTGGCCAGACGAAGCAGGGGCACGCCACGGATAGCCAACCGGCTTCTGCGCCGGGTGCGCGACTTCGCCCAGGTCCGGGCGGAGGGGAAGATAACCCGACAAGTGGTCCACGACACGCTGGAGCTTCTGGAGATCGACGACAAGGGGTTCGATCAGATGGACCGGCTGATTCTTCTTACCATCATCGACAAATTCGGCGGAGGGCCAGTGGGGCTCGACACCATTGCCGCCTCCATCAGCGAAGAACGTGACACGATCGAGGATGTCTACGAGCCGTTCCTTATCCAGCATGGTTTTCTGAACAGGACACCTCGGGGAAGGGTCGCCACTCCGCTTGCATACCGGCACTTCGGACGGATCGTTCCAGAACCGCAGGGGAGGCTGTTCTGA
- a CDS encoding DnaA ATPase domain-containing protein produces the protein MQQVLEFPVSPRYSFNNFVVCGGNKAAYHFARQLVEGNGTENLLYLYGPPGSGKTHLLMALGCALYRGDSTAVRCFSFRDAEQVYQGDYPSEETSKLAAFFQDAPALLVDDLHLLPDNDSVRVEFWQLFNDFYAGGRPIAIAGLLPPKELPNLDDHLISRLMWGLVAKLDVSDDDSRRMIMQKLAADRHIKLPEDVVEYMIYHTRRDIPSLLAGFKAVCYHALSLKRKITVRLAREALERGVTR, from the coding sequence ATGCAGCAGGTCCTTGAATTTCCTGTTTCTCCGCGGTACAGTTTTAACAACTTCGTAGTGTGCGGGGGGAACAAGGCTGCATACCACTTCGCCCGCCAGCTGGTAGAGGGAAATGGTACCGAAAACCTCCTCTATCTCTATGGTCCTCCGGGGTCGGGAAAAACCCACCTGCTCATGGCGCTCGGCTGTGCACTCTACAGAGGGGATTCCACCGCAGTACGCTGTTTCTCATTTAGGGACGCAGAACAGGTATACCAGGGGGATTATCCGTCGGAAGAGACATCGAAGCTCGCCGCATTCTTTCAGGATGCCCCGGCGCTGCTGGTCGACGACCTTCACCTGCTGCCGGACAACGACAGCGTCCGCGTGGAGTTCTGGCAGCTTTTCAACGATTTCTACGCCGGCGGACGTCCCATCGCCATTGCGGGACTCCTCCCCCCAAAAGAGCTACCGAATCTCGATGATCACCTTATTTCCCGTCTGATGTGGGGGCTGGTGGCAAAACTTGACGTCTCAGATGACGACTCACGCAGGATGATCATGCAGAAGCTTGCCGCCGACCGTCATATCAAGCTTCCGGAAGATGTGGTGGAATACATGATCTATCATACCCGCCGCGATATTCCCTCCCTTCTGGCCGGCTTCAAAGCGGTCTGCTACCATGCCCTTTCCCTGAAGCGAAAGATCACGGTGCGCCTTGCCCGTGAAGCGCTGGAAAGGGGAGTTACCCGATGA
- a CDS encoding epoxyqueuosine reductase QueH: MKLLFHICCAPCSVYPVQELRAEGIEPTGYFFNHNIHPYQEYRKRLDTVRQYAEHAGLEVIYRDSYRLEEFLSAVAGEPAARCSYCYTSRLAAAAAAAVEHGCGAFSTSLLYSRYQQHDLIRAVGEELAAQHGITFLYRDFRRGWNKGITLSKELGLYRQQYCGCIYSERDRYAGASSAAVERVA; this comes from the coding sequence ATGAAGCTGCTCTTCCACATATGCTGTGCTCCATGTTCCGTCTATCCTGTACAGGAGCTTCGTGCGGAAGGCATAGAACCGACCGGTTACTTTTTCAACCACAACATCCATCCGTATCAGGAATACCGTAAAAGACTGGACACGGTCCGGCAGTACGCGGAACATGCCGGCTTGGAGGTAATCTACCGGGACAGTTATCGACTTGAGGAATTCCTTTCAGCAGTAGCCGGAGAACCGGCAGCAAGGTGCAGCTACTGCTACACGTCGCGACTTGCCGCAGCGGCCGCGGCGGCCGTCGAACATGGCTGCGGCGCCTTCTCTACATCCCTCCTCTATAGCCGCTACCAGCAGCACGATCTCATCCGCGCAGTGGGGGAAGAATTGGCTGCGCAACACGGCATCACATTCCTCTACCGCGATTTTCGCCGTGGGTGGAACAAGGGGATTACCCTGTCGAAGGAACTCGGTCTCTACCGCCAACAGTATTGCGGCTGCATCTACAGCGAAAGGGACCGCTATGCCGGCGCATCATCGGCTGCCGTGGAAAGAGTCGCATGA
- a CDS encoding DUF2905 domain-containing protein encodes MSGFGKSLIIVGLIIAGIGVLFTLAGKLPWVGRLPGDIYIKRENFTFYFPLATSILLSVLVSLLLWLFKK; translated from the coding sequence ATGAGCGGCTTCGGCAAATCACTGATCATAGTAGGACTGATCATCGCCGGGATAGGTGTCCTCTTCACCCTCGCGGGAAAGTTACCGTGGGTAGGCAGGCTTCCGGGGGACATCTACATCAAGCGCGAAAACTTTACCTTCTACTTCCCCCTGGCAACGAGCATTCTCCTTTCAGTCCTCGTATCACTTCTCCTATGGCTATTCAAGAAGTAA
- a CDS encoding phasin family protein — protein MFELLEKTLLMGLGAVALSQKKAEELLSDLKDRYKMSEEEGKAFLDKLQNLAKDGKARIEEITEAEVKRVVERMGMVNREEFDRLQRRVTQLENQLLAPEPVDPC, from the coding sequence ATGTTCGAACTTCTTGAAAAGACCCTGCTCATGGGACTTGGAGCTGTAGCCCTTTCCCAGAAGAAAGCCGAAGAACTGCTGTCTGACCTCAAAGATCGGTACAAGATGAGCGAAGAAGAAGGAAAAGCTTTTCTCGACAAGCTGCAGAACCTGGCGAAAGACGGAAAAGCCCGAATAGAAGAGATTACCGAAGCAGAGGTAAAACGGGTGGTGGAACGAATGGGAATGGTGAACCGGGAGGAGTTCGACCGCCTGCAGCGGCGGGTGACCCAACTGGAAAACCAGCTCCTGGCACCTGAACCCGTGGATCCATGCTGA